The following coding sequences are from one Rathayibacter sp. VKM Ac-2760 window:
- a CDS encoding cell wall-binding repeat-containing protein, translated as MPRRRRIPLLALALATGLIAGALAPAAAAAPSTSAAPAAAAPGSSVTDTVALTPPSPVDGRTVPLGDTVGAVDGNFSFAPRGADPATGTATGTITIAGTVTVDDGTGTGGPFPFAVQPFVSLYNWAGFQIRSASSADFSFAVPAGATYFLRAGAAYRQGYVSTWLGQTPIPARSPGLTASTSDADVMLLRAGSVSGTISAPAAATGSRPYSAEAWLLEEGTDSAWPMGSGYANVSGGGTSTFEIPGLPAGRYLLRALESTSSTTAPASADVFWRSSGSATTAVPVAVGAAATTGIDLALAPYAATTARIAGTDRYATSVAATRSLFTPGVPVLYVASGAKWADALSAGPAASVQGGALLLTDPDGLPSVVRDEILRLAPERVVVVGSSATVSAGVYAEIAALVPSITRIGGTDRYDTSRLVVADAFRGTDRPEVFLATGNDFPDALSVGPAAGRRGAPVLLVDGSRDSVDQGTADALARLDADRTVLLGLEPSISDGIRVDLEARGLAGDLTRLGGENRYDTSRLINAFYDGGALATSAFLASGEGFADALSAGTVAAAMGAPIVLSRPSCVPQASATALAVQHRSDVYLLGSALTLSDAVARLATC; from the coding sequence GTGCCTCGCCGTCGCCGCATCCCCCTCCTCGCCCTCGCCCTCGCCACCGGCCTGATCGCGGGAGCGCTCGCGCCGGCCGCCGCCGCAGCGCCGTCCACCTCTGCAGCGCCGGCCGCCGCCGCCCCCGGTTCGAGCGTCACCGATACCGTCGCGCTGACTCCGCCGAGCCCCGTCGACGGGCGGACGGTCCCGCTCGGCGACACCGTCGGCGCCGTGGACGGCAACTTCTCGTTCGCTCCCCGCGGGGCCGACCCCGCGACGGGCACCGCCACGGGGACGATCACCATCGCGGGGACGGTCACCGTGGACGACGGGACCGGCACCGGCGGGCCCTTCCCGTTCGCGGTGCAGCCGTTCGTCTCGCTGTACAACTGGGCGGGATTCCAGATCCGGAGCGCGTCGTCGGCCGACTTCTCCTTCGCGGTCCCCGCGGGGGCGACCTACTTCCTCCGCGCGGGTGCCGCCTACCGCCAGGGCTACGTCTCCACCTGGCTCGGCCAGACCCCGATCCCCGCCCGCTCGCCCGGCCTCACCGCGAGCACCTCCGACGCCGACGTCATGCTGCTGCGCGCCGGCTCGGTGTCGGGGACGATCAGCGCGCCCGCCGCCGCCACCGGCTCGCGCCCCTACTCCGCCGAGGCGTGGCTGCTCGAGGAGGGCACGGACTCCGCGTGGCCGATGGGCTCGGGCTACGCGAACGTCTCCGGCGGCGGCACCTCGACCTTCGAGATCCCCGGTCTCCCCGCCGGCCGCTACCTGCTGCGCGCGCTGGAGAGCACCTCCTCGACCACCGCGCCGGCGAGCGCCGACGTGTTCTGGCGCTCCTCCGGCTCCGCCACGACGGCCGTGCCGGTGGCCGTGGGGGCGGCAGCGACGACCGGCATCGACCTCGCCCTGGCGCCCTACGCCGCCACCACCGCCCGCATCGCGGGGACCGACCGCTACGCGACCTCCGTCGCGGCGACGCGGAGCCTCTTCACCCCCGGGGTCCCCGTGCTCTACGTCGCGAGCGGCGCGAAGTGGGCGGATGCGCTGAGCGCGGGCCCCGCCGCCTCGGTGCAGGGTGGAGCGCTCCTGCTCACCGATCCCGACGGACTGCCCTCGGTCGTCCGCGACGAGATCCTGCGCCTGGCGCCCGAGCGGGTGGTCGTGGTCGGCAGCTCCGCGACCGTGAGCGCGGGCGTCTACGCCGAGATCGCGGCGCTGGTCCCGTCGATCACGCGGATCGGGGGGACGGACCGCTACGACACCTCCCGGCTCGTCGTCGCGGACGCCTTCCGCGGGACGGACCGCCCGGAGGTGTTCCTGGCGACCGGCAACGACTTCCCGGACGCGCTCTCGGTCGGCCCTGCGGCCGGCCGCCGCGGTGCGCCCGTCCTGCTCGTGGACGGCTCGCGCGACTCCGTCGATCAGGGCACGGCGGACGCGCTCGCCCGCCTCGATGCGGACCGCACGGTGCTCCTCGGGCTGGAGCCGTCGATCTCCGACGGGATCCGCGTCGACCTGGAGGCGCGCGGTCTCGCCGGGGATCTGACCCGGCTCGGCGGCGAGAACCGCTACGACACCAGCCGCCTGATCAACGCCTTCTACGACGGGGGAGCACTCGCGACGAGCGCCTTCCTCGCGTCGGGCGAGGGCTTCGCGGACGCCCTCTCTGCGGGGACCGTGGCCGCGGCGATGGGCGCGCCGATCGTCCTCAGCCGTCCCTCGTGCGTCCCGCAGGCGAGCGCGACCGCGCTGGCCGTCCAGCACCGCTCCGACGTGTACCTGCTGGGCAGCGCGCTCACCCTGTCGGACGCGGTCGCCCGCCTCGCGACCTGCTGA